Proteins co-encoded in one Balneolaceae bacterium genomic window:
- a CDS encoding GIY-YIG nuclease family protein has protein sequence MDYFLYILQSEIKETYYIGSSDNPQRRLPYHNAESKGYTQRYRPWKLVYTHPFDTKQKALKAEQIVKKWKSKKMIRLLIDGKISIHDYLE, from the coding sequence ATGGACTATTTCCTTTACATCCTTCAATCAGAAATTAAAGAAACTTACTACATCGGTAGTTCTGATAACCCGCAACGAAGACTTCCCTATCACAACGCGGAAAGTAAAGGATATACACAACGATACCGTCCATGGAAATTGGTCTATACTCATCCTTTTGATACCAAACAAAAAGCCCTTAAAGCCGAACAGATTGTAAAAAAATGGAAGAGTAAGAAGATGATTCGATTGTTAATAGACGGGAAAATCAGTATTCATGATTATTTGGAGTAG
- a CDS encoding cytidine deaminase, whose protein sequence is MKDFKFDISLRSYTPYSKNQEHCFIQGKSGMIYPGVRIDNISFPLTIPAIQAAVCSCLGNGDKPVGIINNNRDQDISEFWVRVFKLKKLDKIPEHSTLYDPLVEEVDHVTHFLKDLCDMSVSEYSGFPVTALLKTESGFIPGVNIEFEEWSLGLCAERVALSRAIAAGYEDFHEMHIYAPKSEFISPCGACRQVLFELMPDQFVELHHDEESKSRHLVSHLLPNGFTTNSL, encoded by the coding sequence TTGAAAGATTTTAAATTCGATATATCATTAAGGAGTTATACTCCCTATTCAAAGAATCAGGAACATTGTTTTATCCAGGGAAAATCCGGAATGATCTATCCGGGTGTACGGATTGATAATATTTCATTTCCCCTCACGATACCCGCTATCCAGGCGGCAGTTTGTAGTTGCCTTGGCAACGGAGACAAACCTGTGGGAATTATCAATAATAACCGTGATCAGGACATCTCAGAGTTTTGGGTCCGTGTATTCAAACTCAAGAAACTTGACAAAATTCCGGAACATTCAACTCTGTATGATCCATTGGTTGAAGAGGTGGATCATGTAACCCACTTTTTAAAAGATTTATGTGATATGAGTGTTTCGGAATATTCAGGATTTCCTGTTACGGCCTTGTTGAAGACAGAATCTGGATTCATTCCCGGGGTTAATATTGAATTTGAAGAATGGAGCTTAGGGCTCTGTGCGGAACGGGTTGCTCTCTCAAGAGCTATTGCGGCCGGATATGAAGACTTTCATGAAATGCATATTTACGCTCCAAAAAGTGAGTTTATAAGTCCTTGTGGTGCCTGCCGCCAAGTACTTTTCGAATTAATGCCCGATCAGTTCGTTGAGCTTCATCATGATGAAGAATCAAAATCCAGACATTTAGTATCCCACCTTTTACCAAACGGTTTTACAACAAATTCACTATAG
- a CDS encoding histone H1: MSRKEELNQLITDLEEDIDKFYEKGNKAAGTRARKKLQEIKKKSQEIRLEIQDMKNSGKV, from the coding sequence ATGAGTAGAAAAGAAGAACTAAATCAATTAATTACCGACTTAGAGGAAGATATTGATAAGTTTTACGAAAAAGGAAATAAAGCCGCCGGAACAAGAGCCAGAAAGAAATTACAAGAGATTAAGAAAAAATCTCAGGAAATCCGTTTGGAAATTCAGGACATGAAAAATTCTGGTAAAGTATAA
- a CDS encoding GntG family PLP-dependent aldolase has product MIDLRSDTITRPTPEMLEAMTQAEVGDDVFEADPTVNKFQQKMADLFGMGAGLFVPSGTMSNQLCLHVLTEPGDEVIIDETGHVFNYESGAAAHLSSIQLRPLKGNRGKLRPELIEAAIRPKNDWDPHTKVVAIENTTNKGGGAYYTEEELTDIRTSADKHDLFVHLDGARIWNAMTASGIEPKFFGTIADTISICFSKGLGAPVGSMMLSSTKRIKKARRLRKMWGGGMRQIGLLAEAADFAVENHWPLLDDDHKRAKEFAQVISNNSAFKIDLSTVDTNIVLFDVVDGTAKDALEKFSNSGIGLVPFGPKTIRATFHFQVDDEDLKKVLKAVEEYS; this is encoded by the coding sequence ATGATAGATTTACGAAGTGATACCATAACACGCCCGACTCCCGAAATGCTGGAAGCGATGACCCAGGCTGAGGTTGGGGATGATGTGTTTGAAGCAGATCCTACGGTCAACAAATTTCAACAAAAAATGGCCGATCTCTTTGGAATGGGAGCAGGGTTATTTGTACCGAGCGGTACAATGAGTAATCAGCTCTGTCTTCATGTGCTTACAGAACCGGGAGACGAAGTGATTATTGATGAAACGGGTCATGTATTTAATTACGAATCCGGGGCTGCAGCTCATCTTTCTTCCATTCAATTACGACCGTTAAAAGGCAATCGCGGAAAACTCAGACCCGAGTTGATTGAAGCAGCAATACGACCCAAAAATGATTGGGATCCTCACACCAAAGTCGTTGCAATTGAAAACACGACAAACAAAGGCGGAGGCGCTTATTATACAGAAGAAGAGTTAACAGACATTCGTACAAGTGCTGATAAGCATGATCTGTTCGTTCATCTTGATGGTGCAAGAATATGGAATGCAATGACTGCTTCGGGGATAGAGCCGAAATTTTTTGGTACAATTGCAGATACCATTTCAATCTGTTTTAGCAAAGGGTTGGGAGCTCCGGTCGGTTCGATGATGCTTTCGAGTACAAAGCGTATCAAAAAAGCGCGACGATTACGGAAAATGTGGGGAGGAGGGATGCGGCAGATTGGTCTGTTAGCAGAGGCTGCTGATTTTGCCGTTGAGAATCACTGGCCTCTTTTGGATGATGACCACAAACGAGCCAAGGAGTTTGCACAGGTTATTTCAAATAATTCTGCGTTTAAAATCGATCTCTCAACCGTAGATACAAATATCGTTCTGTTTGATGTTGTAGACGGAACTGCAAAAGATGCCCTTGAAAAATTTTCCAATTCTGGAATTGGCCTCGTACCATTCGGGCCAAAAACAATCCGGGCAACATTCCACTTCCAGGTGGATGATGAAGATCTGAAAAAAGTATTGAAAGCCGTTGAAGAGTATTCGTAA
- a CDS encoding 3-hydroxybutyryl-CoA dehydrogenase, which produces MSDVKNVSVIGGGTMGNGIAQVFAMNGFDVTLIDTQQKFLDKALNTIEKNLDRMLSKQKISNDDKKTTLQGIHSTLNTVEGVLKADLVVEAIPEQFELKKKVFQKVDENAPKHAILASNTSSISITKLAAETKRPDKFIGMHFFNPVPVMKLVEVINGLETSEDTTQSVMDLAAKLGKAPVSAEDSPGFVSNRVLMPMINEAIFCVHEGVAGPEDIDQVMKLGMAHPMGPLRLADFIGLDVCLDILNVLYDGFKDPKYRPCPLLVKMVDAGKLGDKTGEGFFKHD; this is translated from the coding sequence ATGAGTGACGTTAAAAATGTATCAGTAATAGGCGGTGGAACGATGGGAAATGGTATTGCCCAGGTATTTGCAATGAATGGATTTGACGTTACACTGATTGATACCCAGCAGAAATTTCTTGATAAAGCGTTGAATACCATTGAGAAAAATCTGGATAGAATGCTTTCCAAACAGAAAATTTCTAATGATGATAAAAAAACCACCCTTCAGGGAATACATTCAACACTTAATACGGTTGAAGGTGTTTTGAAAGCCGATCTCGTGGTGGAAGCAATTCCGGAACAGTTTGAACTCAAAAAAAAGGTATTTCAGAAGGTTGATGAAAATGCTCCAAAACATGCAATATTGGCTTCAAATACATCATCTATTTCTATTACAAAATTGGCGGCAGAAACCAAACGACCGGATAAATTTATCGGCATGCATTTTTTTAATCCCGTACCGGTAATGAAGTTGGTAGAAGTGATAAATGGATTGGAGACCAGTGAAGATACTACTCAATCCGTAATGGATCTGGCTGCAAAGCTTGGTAAAGCTCCCGTTTCAGCTGAGGATTCACCGGGGTTTGTGTCGAACCGTGTACTCATGCCGATGATCAACGAAGCTATTTTTTGTGTGCATGAAGGTGTTGCCGGACCTGAAGATATTGACCAGGTTATGAAACTTGGCATGGCACACCCGATGGGTCCACTGAGGCTGGCCGATTTTATTGGATTGGATGTATGCCTGGATATTTTAAATGTGTTGTATGATGGATTTAAAGACCCGAAATATCGTCCGTGTCCACTGTTGGTGAAAATGGTAGATGCCGGTAAGCTTGGAGATAAAACAGGCGAAGGATTTTTTAAGCATGATTAA
- a CDS encoding glycoside hydrolase family 3 N-terminal domain-containing protein: MKPLFNIFPMMSKYRSLFLLLVILSAFAIYTINAQITSSAVITEDQTLQSQSSESVIDIESLLSEMSLDEKIGQLFMVRAYGQFSNNRDLDYLRLKELITDYHVGGVVFFQGDVYGQAVRNNELQQLATYPLWIAQDMEFGAAMRIDGTTRFTPAMGVAATGNPYNAFLKGKITAIEAKAVGVHQVYAPVLDVNNNPNNPVINVRSYSADPQMVAQYGEEFMKGVQSEGLISTGKHFPGHGDTETDSHLALPTITHNYARLDSVELVPFRQSINNGMQSVMSAHISFPNISENEGLPGTLDPSILNKILIDSLSFNGLIVTDGLEMQGISAHYSPGEAVIRALQAGADQMLVSTDEKAAINEIKKAVESGKLSEERIDYSVRKILQLKAENGVFTDRTVDIESLNYKINTPQFKNAADRIARESVTVLKNNDILPVRQIDYPNVLVVGISDGEEHSSAGTLTREIRKYHENIQYHSLDSRTSSEEVQELMKDAEQADLIILGSFIRVRSYQALQMPEEYNRILHQLSGFNKPEILLSFGNPYIVENFPESDVHLMAWSAASDQVRETVPSIFGGADIQGKFPGVVPGMYQIGDGIEIPQSVVRYDDPIAVNMSVDSLMQVDKIMQSAINDSVFPGGVVGVMRNGALVWQQEYGYHDYSKTKAVRENGVYDMASITKIMATTTAMMKLVDEGKVSLDDPISKFIPEFNEGKKKEITIRQFLLHTSGLPAYRIYVDELRTRREIIEAVRNEPLINEPGEEYVYSDLGFILLAEIVEVVSGKRLDQYVHDEFYNPMGMTSTTFNPENIGYTLTNRIPPTEIDTVYNRGLVHKKVHDERAYFMDGVSGHAGLFSSVQDIAKYFFMLLNDGYYGGHQYLSPEIIELFTSHQSPINQRGLGFDRKSEGFSTAGTLTSENSFGHTGFTGTSFWVDPDRNIAIVILTNRTYPNRSYGSKISQIRAQVADAVMKSINY, encoded by the coding sequence ATGAAACCCCTATTCAATATTTTTCCAATGATGTCGAAATATCGCTCACTTTTCTTACTACTTGTGATTTTATCTGCTTTTGCCATCTATACTATTAATGCTCAGATCACAAGCTCAGCGGTTATTACAGAAGATCAGACTCTTCAATCGCAATCGTCAGAATCGGTCATTGATATTGAATCTCTGTTATCTGAAATGTCTCTTGATGAGAAAATTGGACAACTGTTTATGGTTCGGGCGTACGGTCAATTTTCTAACAATCGTGATTTGGATTACCTTCGGTTAAAAGAGCTGATAACGGATTATCATGTGGGGGGAGTCGTTTTTTTCCAGGGTGATGTGTACGGCCAGGCAGTCAGAAATAATGAGTTACAGCAGCTTGCTACGTACCCATTATGGATTGCACAGGATATGGAATTTGGTGCCGCCATGCGTATTGATGGTACAACCCGGTTCACGCCGGCAATGGGTGTAGCTGCTACCGGTAATCCCTACAATGCATTTCTAAAGGGAAAAATTACAGCTATTGAGGCAAAAGCCGTTGGTGTTCACCAGGTCTATGCTCCGGTTCTGGATGTAAATAATAATCCAAATAACCCGGTGATTAATGTACGCTCTTACTCTGCTGACCCACAGATGGTGGCCCAATATGGTGAGGAATTTATGAAAGGTGTACAGAGTGAAGGGCTGATCTCAACGGGGAAACACTTTCCCGGCCACGGCGACACTGAAACAGACTCTCACCTTGCTCTTCCTACAATCACACACAATTATGCAAGACTTGATTCTGTGGAGCTTGTTCCCTTTCGTCAATCCATCAACAACGGAATGCAGAGTGTAATGAGTGCACACATCTCATTCCCGAATATCAGTGAGAATGAGGGGCTGCCGGGAACACTGGATCCCTCCATCTTGAACAAAATTCTTATAGATAGTCTCTCTTTTAATGGATTGATTGTAACCGATGGATTGGAGATGCAGGGAATCTCAGCTCATTACTCTCCAGGCGAAGCTGTGATTCGAGCGTTACAGGCAGGTGCCGATCAAATGCTGGTGAGCACCGATGAAAAAGCAGCCATCAACGAGATCAAAAAAGCTGTTGAATCCGGTAAATTATCTGAAGAACGAATTGACTACTCTGTCCGTAAAATCCTTCAGTTGAAAGCTGAAAACGGTGTATTTACTGATCGTACTGTAGATATAGAATCACTCAATTACAAGATAAATACTCCCCAGTTTAAAAATGCAGCTGATCGAATCGCCAGAGAATCGGTCACTGTTTTGAAAAACAATGATATCCTTCCGGTTCGGCAGATTGATTACCCAAATGTGTTGGTTGTTGGCATCTCGGATGGAGAAGAACATTCATCGGCAGGCACATTAACTCGCGAAATCAGAAAATATCACGAGAACATTCAATATCACTCACTTGACTCAAGAACAAGTTCGGAGGAAGTTCAGGAATTAATGAAGGATGCTGAACAAGCCGACCTGATTATTCTCGGGTCATTTATCCGGGTTCGATCTTACCAGGCGTTGCAAATGCCGGAAGAGTATAATCGTATTCTCCATCAACTCTCCGGATTCAACAAACCTGAAATTTTACTCTCCTTCGGAAATCCATATATCGTAGAGAATTTTCCTGAGTCTGATGTCCATTTAATGGCATGGTCCGCTGCAAGTGATCAGGTTCGTGAAACAGTTCCATCTATCTTTGGAGGAGCCGATATACAGGGAAAATTTCCGGGTGTAGTTCCCGGCATGTACCAAATTGGCGATGGAATTGAAATACCACAATCTGTCGTTCGATATGACGATCCAATTGCTGTTAATATGTCTGTCGATTCACTGATGCAGGTAGATAAAATTATGCAAAGTGCTATTAACGATTCTGTTTTCCCGGGAGGTGTTGTAGGTGTGATGCGGAACGGTGCGCTCGTCTGGCAGCAAGAGTATGGTTATCATGATTACTCCAAGACCAAAGCGGTTCGGGAAAATGGTGTTTACGACATGGCTTCCATCACTAAAATTATGGCTACAACAACCGCCATGATGAAATTGGTAGATGAAGGAAAAGTTTCTTTGGACGATCCCATTTCGAAATTTATTCCTGAATTTAATGAAGGCAAGAAAAAAGAGATCACTATCCGGCAATTTCTGTTACACACATCGGGGTTGCCGGCTTATCGAATTTATGTTGATGAGTTACGAACACGCAGAGAAATTATTGAGGCTGTCCGAAATGAGCCTCTAATCAACGAACCCGGTGAGGAGTATGTGTACAGTGATTTAGGTTTTATTTTGCTCGCTGAAATTGTTGAAGTGGTATCCGGGAAACGGCTCGATCAATATGTGCATGATGAATTCTATAACCCGATGGGCATGACATCGACTACATTTAATCCTGAAAATATTGGGTATACACTCACAAATAGAATTCCACCCACAGAGATCGACACGGTGTACAATCGTGGGCTTGTTCATAAAAAAGTGCACGATGAACGCGCATATTTTATGGATGGTGTTTCGGGCCACGCCGGGTTATTCTCGTCCGTACAGGATATCGCTAAATACTTCTTTATGCTTCTGAATGACGGGTATTATGGAGGTCACCAGTATCTCTCTCCAGAAATTATCGAATTATTTACAAGTCATCAGTCGCCCATTAACCAGCGCGGACTGGGATTTGACCGAAAAAGCGAGGGCTTCAGTACAGCCGGAACGCTGACAAGTGAAAATAGTTTTGGACATACAGGATTCACCGGAACAAGTTTTTGGGTTGATCCGGACAGGAACATTGCAATTGTAATTCTTACAAATCGAACGTATCCCAACCGAAGTTATGGCAGCAAGATCAGCCAAATTCGCGCACAGGTTGCGGATGCCGTTATGAAAAGTATCAACTATTGA
- the ftsH gene encoding ATP-dependent zinc metalloprotease FtsH: protein MSDNHQKKPVKNQSSDSDQQEESKPDKKKIKGKKPGNYSSWMNVLLWVLFFAFIFTWIQSPGGGIFSQTSEVSYSEFRDQLQAGNVESIHVQGEQIRGQLKESQILETTQNDTTKYESFITYLPSFGDDRLFEILEEQNVAVSSEPASDFSWWTVLFFVLPVLIFIYLGFMFYQRFRAQGRGIFNIGKSKAKLQEPDKQDTTFDDVAGLDNTKKELEEVIQFLKNPKQFEDIGAKLPKGLLMVGPPGTGKTLLARAVAGEAEVPFYSISGSDFMEMFVGVGAKRIRDMFKKAKEKSPSIIFIDELDSIGRRRGAGVGGGHDEREQTLNQLLSELDGFEPTENVVVMAATNRPDILDKALLRPGRFDRRITVDMPNQQARVKILEIHAKNKPLADDVDLERIAKSTPGFSGADLENLLNEASLYAGRAKRKEIKMSDIDKARDKVMMGLEREGVQIDDEEKKLLAYHEAGHALVAAVLPYSDPIHKVSIIPRGKAMGVTQQFPEKEKYIYRREYLLDRLAVIMGGRAAEELVFQTSTSGAQDDLKQVSKLSRRMVLQWGMSDRFQHISLGSDEEEVFLGRDMSRQREYSDSTAREVDKEVQKITNEAFERAINTLKENRNILEQVAELLLEKEEISGEEVDKLLDNNKSESENENNN, encoded by the coding sequence TTGAGCGACAATCATCAGAAAAAGCCAGTAAAAAATCAGTCATCTGATTCAGATCAACAAGAGGAATCAAAACCGGATAAAAAGAAAATAAAGGGGAAAAAACCGGGTAATTATTCTTCATGGATGAATGTTCTTTTATGGGTTCTCTTCTTTGCTTTCATATTCACATGGATTCAATCGCCGGGTGGCGGAATATTCTCACAGACGAGTGAAGTCAGTTACAGTGAATTTCGTGACCAACTTCAGGCAGGAAATGTAGAGAGTATACATGTTCAGGGAGAACAGATCCGTGGACAGCTGAAGGAATCCCAAATTTTGGAAACAACTCAGAATGATACCACAAAGTATGAATCGTTTATTACCTATTTGCCCTCTTTTGGGGATGACAGGTTATTTGAAATCCTTGAAGAGCAAAATGTAGCTGTCTCCTCAGAACCGGCCTCTGATTTTAGTTGGTGGACCGTTCTATTTTTCGTCCTTCCTGTTCTCATCTTTATATACCTTGGCTTTATGTTTTATCAGCGATTCAGAGCGCAGGGTCGCGGAATTTTTAACATTGGTAAAAGTAAAGCGAAACTTCAAGAACCAGATAAACAAGACACTACTTTTGACGATGTAGCTGGATTGGATAACACCAAAAAAGAGCTTGAAGAGGTCATTCAGTTTTTAAAAAATCCAAAACAATTTGAAGATATTGGAGCCAAACTACCCAAAGGCTTACTGATGGTTGGCCCACCCGGCACAGGTAAAACTCTGCTTGCAAGAGCGGTTGCCGGAGAGGCAGAAGTTCCTTTCTATTCAATCAGCGGCTCGGATTTCATGGAAATGTTTGTGGGTGTGGGTGCAAAACGAATTCGGGATATGTTTAAAAAAGCTAAAGAGAAATCACCAAGTATCATATTTATAGATGAGCTTGATTCGATTGGCCGACGCCGGGGTGCCGGGGTTGGTGGCGGACATGATGAACGTGAACAAACATTGAATCAGCTTCTTTCTGAATTGGATGGTTTTGAGCCTACCGAGAATGTTGTTGTAATGGCAGCAACAAACCGGCCGGATATTCTCGATAAAGCATTGTTGAGGCCTGGCCGATTCGACAGGCGAATTACAGTAGATATGCCAAATCAACAAGCCAGGGTAAAAATCCTTGAGATTCATGCTAAAAATAAACCCCTTGCAGATGATGTAGATCTGGAACGAATTGCAAAAAGTACCCCCGGATTTAGTGGTGCAGACCTCGAAAATCTATTGAATGAAGCTTCTCTCTACGCCGGCAGAGCTAAACGAAAAGAGATAAAAATGTCTGATATTGATAAGGCCAGAGATAAAGTAATGATGGGCCTTGAACGCGAAGGAGTTCAAATTGATGATGAGGAGAAGAAATTACTGGCTTATCACGAAGCAGGGCATGCTCTTGTAGCCGCCGTACTTCCCTACTCTGATCCAATTCATAAGGTTTCGATCATCCCCAGAGGAAAAGCGATGGGAGTCACACAACAGTTTCCTGAAAAAGAAAAATATATCTACAGAAGAGAGTACCTGCTCGACAGGCTTGCAGTTATCATGGGTGGCCGGGCCGCGGAAGAGCTGGTATTCCAGACATCCACCAGTGGTGCTCAAGACGATTTAAAGCAAGTTTCAAAACTTTCCAGGAGAATGGTCCTTCAATGGGGAATGAGTGATCGATTTCAGCATATCTCTTTAGGCAGTGATGAAGAAGAGGTTTTTCTTGGAAGAGATATGAGCCGGCAGCGTGAATACAGCGACTCAACAGCAAGAGAAGTTGACAAAGAGGTTCAAAAAATTACGAATGAAGCGTTTGAGCGTGCCATCAATACGCTCAAAGAAAATCGTAACATACTCGAACAAGTGGCCGAACTACTTCTTGAAAAAGAGGAGATTTCCGGTGAAGAGGTCGATAAATTACTCGACAACAATAAAAGTGAATCTGAGAATGAAAATAATAATTGA
- a CDS encoding penicillin acylase family protein: MRFILKLLIFLGILFVGIAVLSVYWTFYSPLPDYTSNVQLDGLEQQAEVHWDTYAVPYIYAESEDDLYYTIGYLHAQERLWQMTLSQIAAEGRFAEFLGEDLVEYDIHQRTLGFWETAKRIEAEAPDSLIHFLERYSAGVNEFVRQNKENLPVEFTLLDVKPIEWTPTHSIALSRLMAWDQNIHWWSELTYAYLAEQMDSYNFQQLIPVYDDRYPTTLSEAESAELASATMPFLETEMEFRGLLQKKGTQFGSNAWAVNGTKTNSGLPILAGDPHMGLSIPGFWYEVSYHTPNHQISGATIPGSPFVVLGQNLNLAWSMTNIMSDDTDFFSEQINPNNSNQYVVDSVTDSVTSYQEFSKRTEIITVKDADDELHVVRSTNHGPVISDIHPDSTLGDKIISLNWMGHEVSQELWAVYKMNHAESMAQFQDAVEMFDTPGMNFIYADIENNIAIFTGANLPVRDYNPLMFRRGWDPSYDWQSTIPFDELPHKINPEEGFVAHANNKMHTDSYPYYISTFWEPPSRILRINQFLESSDSLTIKSMESMQYDVYSEQAREITEMILPILRSGENADDLETALSYLENWNFEYTASSTAASIFDLFFINLSRNILVDDIGEEMFENLARLEHLPVMIISEMLRNNSIFFDDRNTTQTEALEKIVQESMAQTLQQLNEEFGSEPFEWRWENVLDFTLRPPLLGEASQRPDAPAILKMIVDNLFSKGPYTVRGNSMSINKAQYRWEFPFKMHLGPSIRRIIDFSSPGRSQTVLPTGQSGNPLSANYGDQTNLWLEGRYRFIYQDSTFFNENSYQTMTLTPN, from the coding sequence ATGAGATTCATTTTAAAACTGCTGATTTTTTTAGGAATTCTATTTGTCGGGATCGCAGTTCTTTCCGTTTACTGGACGTTCTACTCTCCGTTACCTGATTATACCTCCAATGTACAACTTGACGGACTTGAACAACAAGCCGAAGTCCACTGGGATACCTATGCTGTTCCATATATTTATGCTGAGAGTGAGGACGATCTTTATTACACAATTGGATACCTGCATGCACAGGAGCGGTTATGGCAGATGACTCTCTCTCAAATAGCTGCTGAGGGACGATTTGCTGAATTTCTCGGAGAAGACCTTGTTGAGTATGATATCCATCAGCGAACACTTGGGTTTTGGGAAACCGCAAAACGTATTGAGGCCGAAGCTCCCGATTCTCTAATCCATTTCCTGGAACGGTATTCCGCCGGTGTAAATGAGTTCGTACGCCAAAATAAAGAAAATTTACCCGTTGAATTTACCCTGCTTGATGTTAAACCGATTGAATGGACCCCTACCCACTCTATTGCTCTTTCCCGATTGATGGCGTGGGATCAAAATATCCATTGGTGGAGTGAATTGACATATGCATATCTCGCTGAGCAGATGGATTCATACAATTTTCAGCAACTTATCCCGGTGTATGATGACCGGTATCCAACCACTCTCTCTGAGGCAGAATCTGCCGAATTAGCCTCAGCCACCATGCCTTTTTTAGAAACGGAGATGGAATTTCGGGGACTTCTACAAAAGAAGGGGACTCAATTTGGAAGTAATGCCTGGGCTGTAAATGGAACAAAAACAAATTCGGGCTTGCCCATTCTTGCAGGAGATCCACACATGGGGCTCAGTATTCCGGGGTTTTGGTATGAAGTGTCTTATCATACACCAAACCACCAAATTTCGGGAGCTACTATTCCCGGTTCTCCTTTTGTTGTACTGGGACAAAATTTAAACCTGGCGTGGTCTATGACAAATATTATGTCTGACGACACCGATTTTTTCTCTGAACAGATCAACCCTAATAACTCTAACCAATATGTGGTTGACAGTGTCACCGATTCGGTAACTTCTTACCAGGAGTTCAGCAAACGAACAGAAATCATTACTGTTAAAGACGCCGACGATGAATTGCATGTTGTTCGGAGTACAAATCACGGTCCTGTTATTTCTGATATTCACCCCGATTCAACCCTGGGAGATAAAATAATCAGTTTAAACTGGATGGGGCATGAAGTCAGCCAGGAACTCTGGGCTGTTTACAAAATGAATCACGCTGAATCTATGGCACAGTTTCAAGATGCCGTTGAGATGTTTGATACACCCGGAATGAACTTTATTTATGCGGATATTGAAAATAATATTGCAATTTTTACAGGTGCTAATTTACCTGTCCGCGATTACAATCCGTTGATGTTCAGGCGAGGCTGGGACCCCTCCTATGATTGGCAATCAACGATCCCATTTGATGAGCTTCCTCATAAAATTAATCCGGAGGAGGGATTTGTGGCTCATGCCAACAATAAGATGCATACTGACAGCTATCCCTATTACATCTCTACATTCTGGGAACCACCGTCAAGAATACTGAGAATTAATCAGTTCCTGGAGTCAAGTGACAGTCTGACTATAAAATCTATGGAATCAATGCAATATGATGTGTATTCAGAACAGGCTCGGGAGATTACCGAAATGATCCTCCCGATTTTGCGAAGCGGTGAAAATGCTGATGACCTGGAAACAGCTCTCTCCTACCTGGAAAATTGGAATTTTGAATATACTGCCTCTTCAACTGCTGCTTCAATTTTTGATCTATTTTTTATCAACTTATCCAGGAATATTTTAGTGGATGATATAGGAGAAGAGATGTTTGAAAATCTGGCCCGTCTCGAACATCTGCCGGTCATGATAATTTCAGAGATGCTGCGCAATAACAGTATATTTTTTGATGATCGAAATACAACTCAAACGGAGGCTCTTGAAAAGATTGTACAGGAAAGTATGGCACAAACCCTACAGCAATTAAATGAGGAATTTGGCTCCGAGCCGTTTGAATGGCGTTGGGAAAATGTACTGGATTTTACACTACGGCCACCTCTGCTTGGAGAAGCAAGCCAAAGACCCGATGCACCTGCGATTCTAAAAATGATAGTCGACAATCTATTCAGTAAAGGTCCCTACACCGTTCGGGGAAATTCTATGTCAATCAATAAAGCTCAATATAGATGGGAATTCCCATTTAAAATGCATTTGGGACCCTCCATCCGAAGAATCATCGATTTTTCTTCACCCGGCAGATCGCAAACTGTTTTACCTACGGGGCAATCCGGTAATCCGCTGTCTGCTAATTATGGAGATCAAACCAATCTCTGGCTCGAGGGCCGCTACCGATTTATCTATCAAGATAGTACCTTCTTTAATGAAAACAGCTATCAAACCATGACGCTAACGCCGAATTAA